Below is a genomic region from Diabrotica undecimpunctata isolate CICGRU chromosome 7, icDiaUnde3, whole genome shotgun sequence.
AAGCAATGTCATTATGAAATATGTAGAAGCGTTGATTGAAtaatttgggttattcaatcaacggtagAAGTGACATATACGCTCTAAATTAATTATAGGcaatatatattaatttataaattttctaaagcatttatttctttataaacaatgttatttctttattaaataaatgtattttttttttacctttctacaaacaatatttgtattttttatgtagttaaataaattactCTAACTCTCTAGCTCTGATAATGGCAGGATAGAGACGACTGtatatataaaagtaagaaaaaaacaGTGCTTGTTGACTCGTTTGGAATTGACTTTGATATTAAATATTGAttcataaaaaactttaaaatatttattttaaaaaatctattaaAGGTTGCATGCGAAAAGaaatttcaaatttgcaaaaagaTGAAACTAAATCGcattgtatttttaaattgtaaacatTGCATCGCAATAAGTTGCAGTTCAAGTCAAAAACAGTTCTTTATTGTATAAACagctaaaaataaatcaatacaatTCATTGAATCAAACAACAAAGCTTCGATTCAGTCTTCAACAATATATAATCTGtacataattataaaaaacttaccaatgTAATAAAAAGTATAACATTCACCTATATAATTCATGCCTTTAATGACTAGACATTTGTGGTCTTGGTATCTTGAACACCGGTTAGGGATACCGAACAAATAATAACGTTTATCTGTTCGGGAGATGGACATCCAATTAACAATTGATCTTCACTGCTATAGCCGGATTTTAATAGAATCTGGTCGAGTTGCATGAAAGCGTTAATGACGTTATTTTTCACAGGACGAAACAAAATAAACTCCGTTTCTCTATTTGCGAGATAGAGCTGCATAGACCTTTGTATTTGTGGGATTTTTGTTTTCATGTTCTTTTGAATTTCTTTGACGATAGATGCGATATGCGAGGCCTTCGTATATTCCTTTTGGGGCGCGGGTGACTTTTGGGCTATTGTTTGATCTTGCACATTGGTTTGGTTTTGTGGTACACTTTTTTCAAATTTGGTCATCCAATCCAGAAGGCTACCTACAAAATAAAACGAAATATATTTAACCAGACTGAAAGGAGTTTCTTTTTTCTTTGAGTAAATTTTTTCATTAGTGAAATTTCTGCAGGAAGTCACATATCTTATGTATTGGAGAATTAGAGGTTAAACGTTGCgaaattctattttctttattttccacCTAAACACTACAATAAGTTTGTAAAGCGCCTGTGGAAAATACTGGGACAAGTACATATATCAATAGACAAGTGATCCGTAACATTTGATTTACTGATGACAGGCTGATTGTCTCTAATTCTAGTGATCAACGAATAACCTACTAAAACCTACCAATAAGCCGTATTGCCTGTTTCATAGATGTGACATCCttaacaattaatataaaaaaataactatatATGAAACCGGTCAACGGTCTCGAGAGCAAAGGATGGCTGGAAAAATCACAATGGTCGAGAGGGCGGAAGAACCAagagcgtctgatccagaatgggcggctAAAGTATAGGTCCTCCAAacgggggttgtggcgttaggaatTAGCAACCTAACACACAGAAAAACATAAGGGTAAGAAGAACGAAAATCGCAAGATGAAAAAGCCAAATACGGAAACACATTCCCGGGTGGAAATCCACACCTGTGATAGAGGGAGCTCCATCGGATACGGGGAGgggggggggcaatgttacgaagagttcggaagacccagtcttatcaaagctcaaccaaaaatcaaaacgaagaaaagatagaacattcatatgtgcaacatggaatatacaaggatggaacaaaaaggcgacggaagtgatcaaggagtttagagaaagcaacatcgacatactagtaacaacagtaaccaaaaagaaaggaaatggaacggaaacaatagaagaccatatccactgctggagcggagttaataaagaatgtagagcaaaggcaggagtgggaatactaatcaaaaataagtggaagaacagggttagaacatgggaatcaatcaacgagagaataattaaaatgcatatagacatatacggtaaagagacagtgatactcgtagtatatgcaccaacagacgattccctgagagtagaaaaagaacatttcacaGAACAACTTCAAcatcaaatagagctaattaagaagaacgtggagataattataacaggagaccttaacggcagaaccggaaggaaagaaaaaaataaagtagtggggagatttggagaggatgaacaaaccgataacggagaacgtctgattgaattatgcgaactaaacaacctaaaaatcaccaacggattcttcagacataaaaatattcataaatatacatggacgcaagaaacacgaaagctgaaatcaataatagactacataataaacAAACAAGATACcaaaataaagatcaaagatgtgcgagtcagaagAGGAACAGAATATGGAACGGACCttaaactactgacagcaaaaatgggcattaattggaaacataacaagacacAGAACCGTTGAACGGTTCTGTGTTCTACAGAACcttctacagaagaaccgttgaacactataagataaaaacaatacaatataggactactccaagaacaatcaataagagaactataccaacaacgtctagaccaaaaattaatagaatttagatacggcaacatcgaagaaatatacgagcatataaaggcgagtataaaacaagcagcattcgaagcccttggagaaaaagaacataaaacaaataaacagcactattatgaaataaatgaaccaacaaaaagaataggtaattgaagaaaaaaaacaactatacagaaaatggctgactacaaacaatgaagaaatttataaagaatatagagaaaaagatagagaagtgaaaaaaccaataacacaacaaaagaatgaagaatgggaaagaacctgcttaaatattgaaacatacataggaggtacaagaacttcgaagtcatggaaagtactgagaggattgaaacaaaactcaaaagaaaaaattaaattgggaaatatacaggacaaagaatggaggaactattacaaggaactgctAACAAAATAAAGACCataattcattggaaaagaaaacatgcgaagacgaagcagatccccacaacaagaaatagagataacagatagggaaatgaaaacggccataaaagcaatcaaaaataagaaagcaccgggacctggaggcatctcacctgagcttataaaatacggatcaaaaaaattacaccggatgatacaatggatatttcagaaagccataaatggagaacaactcccaaaggaatggacggaggtatatatgacatctatatttaagaaaggagatagaaaacgatgcgaaaactacagaggaataagcgtaatatcatcaataggaagattatatgggaagatactgcgagaaaagatagagcaagcaataaaaggcaaaatcggggaggatcaggcaggcttcacggcaggaagatcatgcatagacccaCAGCCACCTAAAGCTTACAAGCCGTGAAGTGAGAAAATTGGCAACGTTGGAGGTAGTCCGATAGTGGTCCGATAGCCCTGTGTTTACTTGGAGAGACTATgctaattttgtttgtatttcttgtattattggtaaattattcgattaaaaaaaaggtatgtaTTTTTTACGTATATTGTAATAATTGTATGAAGCATTTAGATATATATTATTCAGACAAATAATACGTACAAACTGTTAAATTCACAAATTCAGACACTGCTTTAGTAATTACAAACCCCAAGTCGATGTTAATTTTTTGGACAGGGAGTAGTAATATGATattctaacatatttttttaattacagatgcCGAGACACTGCAGTGTTCCAAATTGCAAATCAAATTATGCAACTACTTTAAAGTATGAAAAGGCCCAAAAGTTGTAGAAGAAaggatttgtttttatttattaaatattgacaATCAGTGCAGTGATGAGTGTATAAAAGTTATTTCAAACATTAACATTACGAAGGAATTACTTGTATCTGTTTATGTGAAGGACATAAACATATGTTTGTGGAACAGCTGTTAGAgaactatattttaaaatttctgtgATTTTCTCCAATACTTTGTTAAATAActtcacaaaaaacaagaataatGAAATTATGACAAAGAAACTAACTAAAAGTTTATCTAAAAAGCGCAAGCtttcaactttaaaaaaataaatacctggaatttcaataacatttttttaagccactcttaataaatataatattcgcTCAAGGGATACTAGAATTCAATAAACTgcaagttgtttacaaaaatattaaaagattattttctttttttttttaacataaattatgtaaataatgTAAGCTGAATGCACTTGTATTACTTTTAAATTCTATTAATATTACACCTCATTGTATTCAATGTTTTGCAGTTTTAATAGATGTGATATATATGTACCTTATCAGACTATTTTGTacgatttttttacttaattcGAACTTTATAGCTAATATTATGATGTtcctcttttatttattattttgttgggCTCTTTACAGTCGGACTACTTCTAACAGCTGATGCGGCGTTGCCATTTTTATTTCACGGCTTGTAAGCTTTAGGTGGCTGtgatagaccacatatacacactggaacaactgttggaaaagaaaaaagcaaaaaatagagatatacatttggcatttgtggacttgagaaaggcgtatgactctgtaccaaggtcagaactatgggaggcaatgtacaaattagaaatacagacgcaactcatagaagctacaaaagctctgtataaagaaaataaagtgtacattaaaatgggaacaagaatcataggagacttcaccacaacaaaagggcttctgcagggttgttccacatctccaaccctattcaaaatatacttagagaaagccttgactacatggaaaagaaaatgctaaggcatgggagtaccggtacggaacgaatacctatatatgttaagctttgcagacgatcaagtagtgattgcacaagaccaagacgacctgagctacatgatgaagaaactacaagaagaatataccaaggctggccttattatcctcgcgaaaacagagtacctatctacaagtgaagaagacatagaagatctacagattgatgacaacgtaacaatcaaaggaaaggataaattcaaatacttggggtttataatcacgaaaaaggcaacaacagaggaagaaattacacaaagattaggacaaataagaacagcaatccggcaacttaactcagtatggtggggtagacacctaaatatgaagacaaaaacacagatttataaaacattagtgcgaagtattatgacatatggggctgaaaattggatcataaaccagaaaaacagcagtaagatagtagcaacagagatggaatacctgcgaagatgctgcagagtaacaagaatggataggagaagtaatgacgaaataaagcaaagaacgtcaatagaaacagacattaacatacatagaacaaaaaagactaaagtggtatggacgtgtaagaagaactagtgacagcagatggataaagagaataaccgaatggagccccataggaaggaggaaaagaggacgaccccgaaaatcctggaagaacgaagtagacgacgccatgagtaagagaggcctaaacgatggagaatgggacaacagagagagatagaaacggttgagcgagggaaggcagtgaatactgtagaatccctgaatatatatatatacactatataTGACATTTTTGCAAAAgattattatttgtaataaaactTAAGCTTACCTACAAGAAGTTGTgtcgcaagtaaaataaaaacttcACAAGAATGCTTTAACTGTTTATCAATTTCTTTTCTGGAATCCACCAAATATTCTTTAACTCTGGGCGCACCCTCCAAAAGAAACTCTAACAAAGCATTACTTGATCCGAAAGTAAATATCTTGTTACGGTGATTGATGAGATCGACTGCAGCCTTTTGCACTGTAGTAAAATCTAATGCTGTCTCCTTGACAGTAAAATCGAcctaaaagaatttttaaaaagaattagGTCCTGTGACTTCACTTTAACGTACATACAAACATTCAAAATAgcatatgaaaatttttattatacaaaaagaatTCGAAGTACTCAATCTTTAGTTGCTTCACTAAGTTAAGCACTTCTTTTCTGCTGTAGGACTTCGTTGTTGGTGACTTGGTCCAGATAATATATCTTCTACATACCCTTGTAGATTCACATCTTGAAGCCTTCAATCTTGTTTTCAGTAGTTTATGTCAGGGTTTGACTCCGCATAGTGTAGCACCTTACTATCCCCAACTTGGTATATAAACTCAGGTCACTTCAGCACAGTAAGGATCTCATCTTGGTAAATCAGAACTGTACAATTTCGATTCTGCACCtaagggtagttccgaggtagcTGAATCTGTCAACTCTCTCGATCTGTTGATTCTCTGCCATTAGACCACCCCGAGATCTAAATTTGCAGGGCTGATAACCATGAATTTGGTTTTGGTAAGAAACCTACTCTGGTTCAGAGTGGTTGGAGACCAAGTAttagtaatattttttcttttatatttgcattatttAACTTTGAAGATGTTTTGTGATATGAAGTCAAAGTCTGTAATGAGTACTATGTATCTCATGCTGAATTTCTAGTCTTCTTCCGAACAGCAATTTGTTAATATATAATTGGTCGTTAGTAGTAATAGTAATACTGACATTTTCTTAccaatacaaattttttattattcttcaaTTTTTATCATCTACCACACTGCTGAACACTTATTGGATTTTTGTTGGTCTTAACACTTTTGGCATAATACTAGAAGTGGGAAGAGGGTTTCCTTGATTCTTATACAGTTTTGAAATCCAAACTGATCGCTTATAGAGATTGTTGTGAAGTATCTAATAAAATTCTAAGAGCCTTACTTATAAGTGGCCGCTCACAACGAGGCGCCAACCCTCGCTTCGACAATAGGATCGTACCATATTAtcgatcgccaggtaaaataaatgaattattttaaatgcgagcattcacattcaaaaatttgaataattcGTGTAGTCGTAAACATTTGTTAAGATCTTGTAATATGAACACGGActgattttaatatatttaatttttaaactacaaataAGGGACTCAAAAATAGTTTTCAAGATTGAATCTATAAAATGttgaatattaattatttttaaaataatactttattttCTTATTGTTAACTCCATTCTATATTAAAAAAGATCAAATGTATTACCTGAAAAGGAGCTATCTGTTCTCGAATTATCAATAAATGTTTTATCTGAAATAATCCTCCATCAATTTTGGTTTTTCGAACTGATATTAAATCAGCAGCCGTTTGGACAGTTTGGATACATATTACTATGGCTTCTTGTGCTAATCCTTGGAATGTAGTTCGATCAAGACAGAAGTATAATCTTGATAGGCAAACTAGTGTACGCTTTACAGTAGGATACCACATACCATGTAAGTCTGCTGATGAATTTCCTAAAAATAAAGTCAATATAACTAAAAATTGGGTGTAAGAAAAAATCAATATGGAGAGGTTGAAAACAAACTCCGCCTATCATAGTGCTTTTTCTCATTACTAGGTACTTCTTAGCAGCTCCATGGGAAttccaaagaaataaatgcatGTCACTAAGATGTAATCCAAATGTTTTGTAATGGTTATACCTTGCTTACCatgatttttcttcctcctacAGACAGTTTTGCAAATATTCTACTGtgtaaattgaaatatttgttaaaaaatcagCATGTATAATCAACCAACTCATACTTCAGGTTAACGTATTTGACATCAAATTTCAAATCACCTTCATTCCAAAGATAACCAGGATAACCTATGATAACCTGtgttttttacatgtttttagcaACATTTCAATTCAAGATCCTCTGGTTATTCTGCAGAATCATCCAGTCAATCACAAGCTTTTAAGTATACAGAATCACTATTTTTATACGATAGTTAATCAAATtcacatttttaaatatatttaaaattataagaacacattgataattggttgccagtcaaaaagtggccatcaatatttttaattcaattaagtaatagtaattaattttttaacaaaaatgttattttgttcacttattttttaaataaaatatgctgcTCAGGACTAGTGATGTAAGAGAAGAATATTCTCGAGAACGAGAATATTTATTTTCAGCCAGAAAATTTTCGGCGAGAATTTTCTATATTTACAAAAaccgaaacaaaataaaaactaggTAGATATGGGTCAAATTATTGTTTTTGCCAATTCAGTATAGCATATTTTTTGCATCCCAAACATAATTATTCTTGAAGACCAAACACCTGACGCTGACACGGTTTTAGATAAAATTCCCGAAAATTGAACTAGCCAGGGAATCCCACGAACCACTAGCTAGGGTGTGTACAGTGTAAGTATTTATTGTTTTGGTGCTAAGATATTTAGAATGGATCGAAGTAAAGCAAAATTTACTACAAAACCTAAAAGTAATGTTTGGAATTACTTGGAGTTGGAGTAACTAAAGGAATGAGCCAATACTAAACTTTATTATCACTAATCCATCttctgttttttttataaaacattgtCTACAGACACTAATTGACATACAGCAGAATATATGTCTGAAAAAATATGTGAAGTTTTAGAAGAAACAGGATCCCAAAAATTTCAAGCTGTAGTGACTGATAATGCTAGTGCCATGGTTAAGGCCAGGAACCTAATGTATGAGAAATACAAACATATATCTGTTTATGGGTGTATTGCTCACATCCTTAATTTGTTGATGGTGacattttgaaaacaaaaacaatggctTCTTTAGAAGAAGAAATTAAAGTCATCATTAAAGAAATCAACAACTCTCACATTTTGTCAGCCACTTAAAAGAATTCAGCTTGAAAAAAGTGAAACAAAAGTAGCACTTATTTAAAAACTGCCAGTTAAAACTCGTTGGGGATCAATTATTTATAGTTTAAAGAGTCTCTTTGATACAAAGTATGCTTTAAAAGTTTTGGCGGTTTGTGAGAGTGTTGAAGATGTTCTCAGTAAACGAGTTGTAAAGTTGATTTTGGACGAGGAAGTATTTTGGATAAGAGTATCAAAATTATATCATCTCATAAATcctattgttaaatatatttctaAATTTTAGTCAGATAAGCATCGACTAACTCAGGTAACtgagtgtttttttaacttaGAAAATCATATGGACAAAAAACTATCTAAGTCCATTAtggaaacaagaagaaaaagcaataaaaatgttTGTCTCTAAAAGGAAACAAATGGCAATTACATTCAATTCATTTGGCAGCGAATATATTGGATCCTAAGTTTAATGGTTTTCATTTAAGCAGAGAAGAACAAGTTGAGGGAACTGAGTTTATAGATAATTCAGCCACTTTAAAATATGGTGATGACTTATTGACAGATTTTACACTTTATCAGTCTAAGAaaggattttttgaaaaatcataTGTTGTAAAATCAATTGAAAAACTAGACCCAATCATATGGTGCAAAGGTACATGTTTCGGaacaaaattaagtaaaatagCAGTGTATATATTAAACATGCTTTCATCCAGTGCAGTGGCTGAAAGAAGTTTCACTACTTATGGTTTTATATACCACTCTAAAAGAAACTGGCTTACTGCAGCTGGTAAGGTACTTTTATTGCtcacaatttaaaattgttagatGTAGACCAATCCATCATCTTTTTCAGATTAGATCATTCACTTTAGATCACCACATCCATTATTTGCTGTtaggaagaaaatttaatttttttatcaaataaatttatgttttctgttgtttttgtatttctttatatataAAGAGCACTGTtgttttgtctaataattttgtatataatTTCATGAATCTTAGTACCCTTTTTCATCTTTAACAATATACCTAAGCTAGTCATAGGGTTCATTCTCAGAAAATTCTCCTTATTGATAATATTCTCTGATTTTTCGTTCTCGAGAATTTTCCAACACTACTCATGACATGTAtacatgttttttatatcaaattaaagctattttttttcttaatataatgATATAAGGCTGTCTGAGAAAAAATGGTCACAAATTAgagttgccagctgttaaaaatgtgtggtattaaagataaagtaaaataaagttagttAGAGTGCAATCtcactggtttgacaagtgataaaatgtatgttattatatatctatcgacacatgctttaaaaactcacataACCAACACATCAAACCAGTAGTGTTCCATGCTAGCTgtcttttactttatctttgataccatgcgtttttaacagctgacaGCCCTAATTTGTGACCATTTTTTCTCAGACAAACTTATaacatcatattaagaaaaaaattagctttaatttgatataaaaaatatgcatataTGTACATCATGagcattgtattttatttataaaataaatgaacaacaaaattttttttcaacAATGAATTACTATTaagaattgaattaaaaatatttgcggcctaCTTTTTAACTGGCAacttattatcaatgtattctcctaattttaaatgtatcaaAAAATGTGATTTTAGTTAACTATATTATGAACATAGTGATCCTGCAGTAGGATCTTAGATTATTGGCTCTAACaaatcttgtagaaaaattcacttctatttattttacttttggaGACAATTTCTCCAGAAACATTTCTGTAACCACAATGTAACACTTCTTTTCCTGTCATTGCTGATATGTGCATGCAAGTCTTTTCATCCTCAGAATATTTTATTTTCGCACATTTTTCTTTAAGTTAAACTTCAAAAAATTCTTACATTCTTAGTTTCAagaactaaatatttttaaaaatcatatgatacacctcCGTACAACCCTCTTTGGTTTTCACATGTAATTGTTGACAGTTGGGAATATGTATTATGAATGAACAGTATATGAAATATATTTTCAGTTTATAAACAAACAGGGGCTTACCTGTATATGATCTAAATTGTGTCATTTGATTGTTGATATTAGCAACTTCTTGGGATTCAAGTGATCCAATGGAAGCTCTAGAATCTGATCTCTCTTTTAATTCTAGAGCAATATTTTCAATCTGTTCTAATTTTTCTGGATAAGCTAAATCTCCCGGTGAAGGCTTATAATTCAGGAGATCATATTGGAAAAATACATTTGTCCTAAATACAAGCCTTTCTTCAACATCTTGCCATAGCTGCTTGATCACTTCAACAAATTTGGTAAGTTCTACTGTATCTACTACCTTTTCATTTAATAATTCATTATTTAGAATACTACATAGTTCACATAAAATTTCTATGTGATTGATTGTGATAAGA
It encodes:
- the Cog3 gene encoding conserved oligomeric Golgi complex subunit 3, giving the protein MANLSEQLENLKELKIQENIVKWQAADDPLAPLSSEQLEVIYELGDLISNKSKKVPEVIKQDKNQPETIHTIKDFVKWSTSVENNIKHENLKKYQDYYEQLSAYKSNAEDLLNLSNNVLDYLNDLKSNYVSVTERTNYLHDLSEQLMANQRILKEKKQDLSNKLKYFVNFTKCQDEVERMRNKMNSEECVKILDEVDESITCLNNHLHYKESRIYKMKYESLLNNLLNKIYDYVNTVLVETTKQVVDPDFSFQSSQNPSINNLVDSAFSLYYGKFQSVSVKVKFILNNLEDREDQNEQYKNVLVDCKKSYFTQRLPILTVAVSKALNELKEKYQKDHSTLFRSCSLFTFKVCQDEVMCYGYFFSKPSENLNEYLGTLCQYLYDTLRPNLITINHIEILCELCSILNNELLNEKVVDTVELTKFVEVIKQLWQDVEERLVFRTNVFFQYDLLNYKPSPGDLAYPEKLEQIENIALELKERSDSRASIGSLESQEVANINNQMTQFRSYTGNSSADLHGMWYPTVKRTLVCLSRLYFCLDRTTFQGLAQEAIVICIQTVQTAADLISVRKTKIDGGLFQIKHLLIIREQIAPFQVDFTVKETALDFTTVQKAAVDLINHRNKIFTFGSSNALLEFLLEGAPRVKEYLVDSRKEIDKQLKHSCEVFILLATQLLVGSLLDWMTKFEKSVPQNQTNVQDQTIAQKSPAPQKEYTKASHIASIVKEIQKNMKTKIPQIQRSMQLYLANRETEFILFRPVKNNVINAFMQLDQILLKSGYSSEDQLLIGCPSPEQINVIICSVSLTGVQDTKTTNV